A stretch of DNA from Lepus europaeus isolate LE1 chromosome 11, mLepTim1.pri, whole genome shotgun sequence:
TCATTCTCCAAAGGTTtctgctccctttccttcctgTAGCTCCTTCCAGCATCACCCAAACTCCAGGGTCTGCCATTGACAAGGCAGAGGACGaagcaggcccagccccagtcacgcAAAGCTTTAAGTTATTTAAGGTGTAACCACTGGGGGAACTGTGAGAAGGATGTACCATATTTCACAACTTCCTGTGAACCTATAAccacttcaaaataaaaagttaaaaatatatcgACTGAGTTCTGgtttaattcccttttccttaCTGTGCCAGAACTCCTGCTCCCAGAGTCCTGGTGGCCACCACTTCTGACCATCTCTCTGGGCTACCTGAACAGTAGGTTAGAAACTCACATCTGTGAGTACCATGTTGGAGGTGAGGTGGGGCAGAACTCGATTCTGGGTTGGGTGCTAAAATAGATTGTGCCTTCACCCCTGCTCAAAACCAAACTCACAACAGGATTCAGGCCACACTGGCTGGTTTCTTTGTCGTACTCAGCAAAATCGGCATTGCAATGAGGAAGGTGGGGGactgggaaggagctcctggtggcATCTGGGTCACAGTTTGTCAAATCAAGACATGCTACTCCAGACCGgcgctgctgctcaataggctaatcctccgcctgcggcgccggcacaccgggttctagtcccggttggggcgccagattctgtcccggttgcccctctttcaggccagctctctgctgtggcctgggaatgcagtggaggatggcccaagcgcttgggccctgcaccccatgggagaccaggagaagcacctggctcctggcttcggatcagtgcggtgcgctggcagcagcggccattgtggggtgaactaaAGGCacaaggaggacctttctctctgtctctctctctcactgtctactctgcctgtcaaaaaaaaaaaaaaaaaaaaaaaaaaaaaaaaaaaagaaaagaaaaacaaaaaacacacatgcTACTCCAATTGGGGAGGTAGAGGCAGGTGGATACCAGGATGCACGCGCACAAGTAGCACATAGTTTCACTTCCACATGTGGTTCATCTCCTACCTAGAAATATActccttaggccggcgccgtggctcaacaggctaatcctccgccttgcggcgccggcacaccgggttctagtcccggtcggggcaccgatcctgtcccggttgcccctcttccaggccagctctctgctgtggccagggagtgcagtggaggatggcccaagtccttgggccctgcaccccatgggagaccaggagaagcacctggctcctgccatcggaacagcgcggtgcgccggccgcagcgcgccggcctcggcggccattggagggtgaaccaacggcaaaaggaagacctttctctctgtctctctctcactgtccactctgcctgtcaaaaaaataaaataaaattaaaaaaaaaaaaaaaagaaatatactccTTAGCCCAATTCTTagaagtatttgttgaactcaggACTATAGGCACGAGGTTAAGCAAGGTGAAGGGCATATGGCAGAAAACCCTGGCTTCATGGACATTCTCTTCTCCTTTTCATGACACCAGTGGGCCTGCCCATCCCTCACCCATTAGACAGAGCCCATCAGCTGCTGCACACACAGATGTTTATTGTCTCCCATGCTCCCTGGTGTTAAAGATGCAGGGTCAGGGGGCTGACAGGCTAGGACGAGGCTCGTCTTCACTTCTTCTTATCATAAGTGCCAGCGCCCTTGTAGCCACTCACATAGCCTGAGttgtcagttgtctcttcccGTCCTGCAATGCCCTTGCCCTTGCCACTCTCATCAAAGCGCTCCTTGTGGGTGCCAGTGTACTTGCTGGTGTCTGTCAGACGATCCACTCCACCCACCGTGGTTGCTTTCTGCAAACCAGAGAATGGGTTTGAGTCCTCTTCCTTCCCCCAGATGACCTGAGAGCCTCCGATCAAGTGTTTGCAGCTCTTGCACTGCTTCTGGCAccgtgctgctttctcagggcaggAACTCTGGCAAGAGCTGCTCACCCACGAGGGAGGAGCTTTCTGGCCTGGGACCGTGTGCAGTGTGTGGGGCAGGAGAGCACCTTTTTCTGTTTTAGGAAGAGTCATTCTGACCAGGCAGCTGCCCAGAGGCCTTCACCCCACGCTTAATATGCAAAGAAGAAAGTACAGAGGGGACAATTAAGGAAGAAGGTGGACGAGAGGTGGCGTCAACCTTCAATAATGGCAGCAGGATGAGTGGTGATCAGGTACCAAGTTCTCTACAGGAATGCCCCCCAGGAGCCACCATACCCTAGCTGTCTGGCTCAGATACTGGCGACTTGGGAATGTGTCTGGATTTCACTATATATATAGTCAGCAagcgcccatccactggttcactctctaagtgcACCAtggcggggctgggagcagagaactcaatctagatctagttggacaggaacccaactagttgagccaccATTTccttcccaggtctgcattagcaggaagttagagtcagggGCAGGGCTGGAACTTCTATGTGGGGTGCACTTGTCTTTAAGGgatgtctcaactgctaggccaaatgccagcctcTAAAATGGCTAAgcaccttgggcaagtcacttcctcTGTCTGGGCCACATTTTTCTCACCTCTGAAAGACCTGTTCCAATGCGGGATTTCTGCCCTGTCTCCCCATAGTATTATTGTTGGCAGGGTTAGGGACACTGGAGGGTGTAGGGGTGCCTGAAGCAGAAGGGAGTTAAGGGAAGTAGGATCAAGGCCAGAGAGGAAGGACGTCACTCACGGTCGCTCCAGTGGTGGCCGGATCCTTGCCCTCCATGAGCTTATGAATGTTCTCcagggcttcatctgggtttttCCCCTTGAACCGCTTCTGGCCCAGTTCTTTCATTGCCTCTTGGAACTGTGAAAATGTGATGGTTCGGGCATTCTTGGCTCTAGTCAGACAGAAATCCAGGAACGTTGGAGCATGAACTCATTATCTTTCAAGTTACAACCTTTCTTTTACTCAGATTTCGCCTCTCTTGTCCTATCACTAGTCTCTTGAGGGCCAGgggcccagcaggtgctcagtaggcCCAGGCAAAGGTGCCACCACATGAACTCTTCCACAACCAACTACCCTGCTTGTTCTactcctcccccccgccccatctCTGCTGCTTACTTGACTTTGCTGAACACGATGTCCACATCCGTGGAGGTCACCGCCTTGCCGTCCATGATGCCACAATCTTTGCAGAGCTTGGCGAAGTTCTTGTTGTTCATTTCTGTGCCACTGCTGGATGAGTCTCCGAAGACAGCAAACCGCTGGAatgttttctctgcctctgatgcCATGGTTAGCTGGGGATGGGGTAGTGTGGCAGCGGGGCAACCTCAGGGAACAGGGAAGAGGGGAAAGGAGGACTGAGAAGTAATGGGAATGGGGGTTAATATAAAAATAGCCAGTGATAAGAACAACTCCCCTCCTTCTTGGTGCTTGCTCCCCCATCCccctcactcccatcccacctacTCAGCTACCGCATGAATCCACCAGTCCCAGTACTGCGGATACTAGTGTGGATCCTACCAACTGAATAACTGCTCCCTTCCCCATCACTTTCCTGTACCCAGCAGTGCCCAGGTGATGTCTGACCCTTCCCAACCTTTGTGTGTGCAGCTGTGCAGGGGCTGCTGGCAGGAGAAGACTGTCtggtgaggtgggggtgggggacagaaaGAGGCAAGGAGGAAAGTGTCTATGACCTCAGAAGGGTTTATGTGACATCACTTCTTGTCCCTgtgtatagcccttgtctctagaGGGGAGGGCTTCTGGTCTCAGCCCTGCGTGCTGATGTGCGCAGGCCAGCACCAACCTTCTGCCCCTCTAGGCCGATCACATTGTATCACTTCTTCCCAGTTCACCGACCCTTTGGGCCCTGGTCAAATAGCCTTGTGCTCTCCCCGTAACAAACGCTGAGGAAAGCTCAGGGAAGATGTCTTCGTCTGCCTGGAGTGTTATAAAATATAACGAAGCAGGTGGTTTACAAACAGCAGAAAttcatttctcatagttctggagtcCCGGAAGGCTAAGATGAAGGCACAGGCAGATCCCATGTCTGGTGAAGgctgcttcctggttcacaggTGGCACCTTCCCATTGTGTCCTCAAATGGTGGGGTGAAGGGGTGAAGAGCTCTCttgaaattatttgtttatttaaagattttatatattattttgagaggtagagttacagagagagggagagacaagagagaaagatcttccatccactggtttactccccaggtggccgcaacagctggagctgagctgatccgaagccaggagccaggagcttcttcctggtctccaccatgagtgcagggcccaaggacttgggtcatcttcaactgttttcccaggccatagcagagagctgcatcagaagaggaacagctgggacttgaactggtgcccaaatgggattctggtGATGCAGGAGGAGGCTaagcccactactccacagcaccagtccaattatttatttttaaaagattcgtttattggggttggcgttgtggtgcagtaggctaagcctctgcctgtggtgttggcaccccatatgggttctggttcatatcctggctgctccacttctgatccagcttcctgctaatgcacctgggaaagcagtggaagatggcgcatgtccttgggcctctgcacccacgtgggaggccttgaggaagctcctggctcctgacttcgaattggcccagctccagcctctgcagccattttgggggtgagccagcagaaggaagtctttctctctctctgtctgtaactctgcctctcaaataacaaaatcttttttaaaagattgattgatttgaaaggtggagttacagagagagagggagagacagagaaagatgtatctgctggttcactccccaaatggccacaacggcttggactgggccaggttgaagccaggagccaggagcttcttcagttctcccacatgagtagcaagggccatcttccgctgttttcccaagagctttaacatggagctggatcagaggtggagcatcaagggacttgaactggcacccaaatgggatgccggcatcagaggTGGTGGTTTAACATGCTATGCTACAActccagcccctatttatttcttttaaaatgtatttatatttgagGGTGAAAGgagatagggatagggatagggagagagagagagagagagagagagagagagagagaaagctcccatccaggtttcactccccaaatccatacaatggctggggctgttccaggccaaaaccaggaactgtaACTCAACTGAAGTCTCTCTGTgagtcaggaacccaaccactagagccatcatctcctgcatcccagggtgcacactagtgagaagctggaattgggagtgcagccaggacttgaacccaggctctctgtcatgggttgtgggcattccaagtggcatcttaatttaggccaaacacctgcccttcccTTGGACTGACTTTGAAAGGCTCTGTCCTGAAACCTAGTCATGACTCCCCAATGGTCCCACTCCCTAACACCATCACCTTGGGTGCATTTGGTGGTGGGGTAAACGTAAACACCGAGGCCATATAGAAAGGGTTCATGAAAACTGTCTGGCTCTGTCCAGCACTGCCCCTGTTTCCAGCCTGAAGTTTCCCGTATAGTATAGTGAGCTGCATGAGTTTTGGAAAACCAATCTCGATAGGAGCTTTCAATGGCTTCCAATGCTGGACTCGATACAGGAAAAGCAGGTGCCCTGGAAGAGAGCAGATCTGGCAGGTCAGAGTGAGGGTGAATATTAGACTCTGAAAATCTTCCAGGTAAGTTTCCACGTGGGTCAAAGAAGTTTTTCAGGGGCTTCCTTTTTTACAAGCCCCATAGATAGATGAACTTTGGGGATCCTAAATGGTaacttccccctcccccttctcatcTAATCAGTCACCAATTTCTGTAGCGTTTTTTACCCCTGTCTTCCAAATCAAttcctttctttccattcctGTTACTTCCATCCTTATTTAAGTCCATATCATTTCATACCTGGATAACTACCTTAGCTTGTAAATGACCCcttcctttaaaatgtttttaaaactttatttgaaagagagagagatggaatttccatctgttggttcactccctaaaggttTGCAATAGTCAGGaatgggcaagactgaagccaggagccaataactccatctggacctcccatgcaggtgacagaggcccaagcatttgagccatcatcttctgcctacTAGGGTTAGCCTCAGCAGGAAACTGAACTCGGAAGCAcaggtgggacatgaacccaggcactctgaaataggatgttggtgttccaagtggcatcctttttaaaaaaaaaattatttatttgagaggcagagagagggagagagagagagatagagatatatatataggggggggggggtgtcttccatccgctggttcactcctcagatagctgtcaccactggagctgagccaatctgaagccaggagcctggagcttcttccaggcctcccatgtgggtacagaggcccaaggacttgggccatcttccactgctttcccaggctttagcagagagctggatcagaagtggagcagtcaggactcgaactggcacccatatgggatgctggcactgcaggctgcggctttacctgctactccatagGGCCTGCTCCTATGTGGCAGCTTCCCccttccccccaacacacactacTTCTGAGCTCAGAATGAGAGCCAGTCAAGcaggtctttctttctttttttctttgattgattgatttatttgaaaggcaattagatggggagagagtgagtgtgagagagaccttccatccattggttcattccccaaagggccacaatggtcgaagctgggctgatccaaagccagaagcttcttgtgggtctcccatgtgggcgcaggggcctcagtacttgggccatcttctgttactttcctatgcacattagcagggagctggattggacgtggagcagccaggacttgaaccagtgcccatatgggattccagtgctgcaggtcctggctttacctgctatactgcaGCAACTCTCCTCccccaaagtggcatcttaacttctgcATCAAAAGCTTACCCCTAAATgatccccctctttttttttgatagagttagacagtgagagagagagagagaaagaaaggtcttccttcccttggttcaccccccaaatggccactatggttggcactgcgctgatccaaagccaggagcaagatgcttcttcctggtctcccatgtgggtgcaggggcccagggacccgggccattctccactgccttcctgggccacagcagagagcaggactggaagaagagcagccgggactagagcccggcgcccatatgggatgccggcaccgcaggtggaggattaaccaagtgagccacggcgccggccccaatgatCCCTCTCAAATCTAATGCTTCTCGCCTCACTCCCATGCACCTCACAATCCATCTCTACTATCTTCTCCCCGTCAGGTTAGTTCTCAGAAGCAGTGCTTCCTACCCATCACTTCTGCTCAAGAATATTCTATGGCTCTTCAACCGCCAAACTTTTTTCCCATAGCATTTAAAGACCCACACAACTTGGCTCCAATCTGTCTTACAAAACATCAACCACCTATCACCAACTTTATTCTTCAACTAGGGTCATAATGATCTAATTGTGACCTTGAGGTGGAAGGAGCAGCAAGGATCTGGGTGGGGATTTGAATCCTGGGTTTGTCATTTATTAGTTGGGTGGCCTTGTGCAAGTCAGTAAACATCTCTGAACTTGAGTTTCCTGGTCTGCAGCGTGAGGACAGTAACATTTACATTACTGTGTTTGGGGATATCTGGGACACGCCTTGTACAGAACACCTACTATTCAGTCCTTCAAAGTAACTTATCTACCCCTGCCTCCACACTCTCCCTTAAGCTCTGTCTAGACAGAATTCCCCCTCTCCCACTGAGATATTCTATGGCTGCGGTTCTCACCTTCTCACCCGAGTGGCTCACTCTAGGGACAAAGCCCTTTCCCTCTTCCGAATTACAGTGAGACAATGGTTCTTAACCTATGGGCTGCAGCCGCCTGGAGTGAGAATTTCTGAAGTATTGCAAGGTGCCCTGGCGTCTGTCTGTATAAAGAAGCCTGAGCAGGAACTGAGTAAACAGTGTGCTTTGCACACTAGAGGTACCACCACCTGTCCGGACATGGTGATAACCAGAAAGCTGGACGAAAGAGTTTGCAAGCATTTCTCTTTTCTCCAACCAGGGATATTGAAACCAtcaggtgggaatgtaaattactgaTCTCCACTTGAGAAAGATGGGAAACATTGACTCAGGACTGTCTAAACAACTGCTTTTGTATAAATTCACGCAATTTTCTTAACTTTCTGTTTCTACCTTCTCCCTACAACACAATCATAAATTTCTGTCGAGGGTGTGGCCAAATTTCCCAGTTCTTTGACTTTGCTGTGCACAGTCCCTTGCACGGAGCAGGTACATAAGACTGCAACTTAGTTGAAGGTGTTGTTTGAAGCTGCTCCTGGGCTAAGGGAAGGAGGTTAGGGGCAAACTGTCCTTGTTGGGACACTTGCACCCAGGTTGCCCTGGGAAGGAACTCTCTTGCTTGGAAGAACCCTGAGGGCAGACCCCATCCTCACTTCTGCCTGCAGCAAGCTGGGTGAGACCCCTAGGCCTAGGAAACAAACACATCTCAGTGGAAATTTCCCATCTTGTGTCGGTCCCATGCCCCTGCGTAAGCCCCTTATCAGGTTCCCCCTGAGTCATCCTGACCCAGGGACGAATTTAGATGCTGGAAGCTCCAGGTCTTTCCTCCCCCACCCGGAGTAAGACTACTCAGGACACATCACAGAAACCTGAAGGCCAAACTGCTCCCTCCAGGCCCTTTCGGCCCAAGTTCCACCAGCACTGGTGAGAACTTGCTCTCCCGCCCTGTGCATGTTTAGTTCTGATCCGAATTCCAGCAGGCCTTTCCCCATGCAGGACAGTGTTAAACTGGTatccagagagaagaggggacTAGGCAAGGAGCCAGGGTGTCCAGCCTCTGCTTGCCAGTGTCTTGGGAAATAGTTatggagggggtgggaggaggcaaCAGAGGAAAACCTGAGTGCTCCAAACTGGGGGACGTCGGGGGCCCTCTAGATTTGGGGTTGTTGGGGGCCGGGTTTGAGCCCTGACCACTTTTCCTACCCTAGGTCACCTCCTCCCCCTTGGCCTCTCCTTCTTTCCAAGAGACCCTG
This window harbors:
- the TPPP2 gene encoding tubulin polymerization-promoting protein family member 2, which gives rise to MASEAEKTFQRFAVFGDSSSSGTEMNNKNFAKLCKDCGIMDGKAVTSTDVDIVFSKVKAKNARTITFSQFQEAMKELGQKRFKGKNPDEALENIHKLMEGKDPATTGATKATTVGGVDRLTDTSKYTGTHKERFDESGKGKGIAGREETTDNSGYVSGYKGAGTYDKKK